From the Helianthus annuus cultivar XRQ/B chromosome 17, HanXRQr2.0-SUNRISE, whole genome shotgun sequence genome, the window CTGTCCTTCCACGGGAAAGTAATAACGAAGCAATACCACTTGAAGCCACATTTAAAACTATTCCATTTCTACATCGAACAGCTGAAGCCAAAGTCTTCCATAAAAAGGTTTTTCCAGTTCCACCGTAACCATAGAAAAAAAAAGGCCTCCTTTACGCCCTACAACTGCTTCCATTATTTCGTCAAAAACCGCCTGTTGTTCATCTGTAAGAGATTGATGCAACCTGTTAAACTCAGCTTGTACTTCATCTAGGTCATGTGACAGCTCTTCATTGATCAGACGATTAGAAGCATCACATAAGGAATCGTCCTCAGGGTACGGCATAGTGACAAACCTTCGTAATGATGAACCATTGGAAATTAAATAGTTTTCAATTTTCAACAAAGTAAGGTTCTTAATCTGATATTCAGGAAGCACCAAACCTAGCTAATCAAAAAAATTAACGttattaattaaaaaatcaaaatgtAGTATGTGAAATAAAAAAGATAGATTAGATTCTGAAATATTTGTTTCTTTTTGACGTCTATAAACAATATCATCAGCTAAGTATTTCCACGTGTTCTCCCAAACAAATTCTGGCCGAGATAGAGTATTTGACAAAAGCAGGGTAGCAAGTAACGCTCGAAGATACCCATCATGTCCTTCAAAACTTGCTTCTTTAATGGCCTCAACGTATTCATTATCATCATCTAAGAGTCCGATCGCATAGCAAGCATCTCTAAAAGTCGGGAATAATTGACCGTTAACTGTACGTATCTCCTCGAATGATCTAGGCCCTTTAACTTTATTGAGTAGTATCCTCAAAAAATAAGGTTCGCCCAATGCAGGACATACAGAATGAATCCGGCCAACACACTGGTACGACTTACGTATCTGCCAACATCTATCTTTAAGTATCCAAACAAATTT encodes:
- the LOC110924672 gene encoding uncharacterized protein LOC110924672; this encodes MIHGPWGNANLNCPCMVNKRCSKNFPKKFTPHTTIDSSGFPVYRRRDSGHTVIKSGVRLDNRNVVPYNKRLLKRYQAHINVEWCNQAGSVKYLFKYINKGPDMATAVVSGDTSSTIKENPKDEIKEYYDCRYISACEASWRIFSNEVHYRYPAAMRLPFHLPGQQNVVYGADDDIDNVLSKPSVASSIFVKWMKLNETNEDARKLTYVEFPSKFVWILKDRCWQIRKSYQCVGRIHSVCPALGEPYFLRILLNKVKGPRSFEEIRTVNGQLFPTFRDACYAIGLLDDDNEYVEAIKEASFEGHDGYLRALLATLLLSNTLSRPEFVWENTWKYLADDILGLVLPEYQIKNLTLLKIENYLISNGSSLRRFVTMPYPEDDSLCDASNRLINEELSHDLDEVQAEFNRLHQSLTDEQQAVFDEIMEAVVGRKGGLFFSMVTVELEKPFYGRLWLQLFDVEME